A window from Heterodontus francisci isolate sHetFra1 chromosome 4, sHetFra1.hap1, whole genome shotgun sequence encodes these proteins:
- the nxnl2 gene encoding nucleoredoxin-like protein 2 gives MVEVFAGHTLVNKDGEEVDPEEALKNKVVGIYFSGGWCPPCRDFTPLLCEFYTELVQESEPAAQFEIVFVSSDKSVNDMANYMEAMHGDWLALPWQDAYKIELKKKYCITAIPKLVIVKQNGDVITDKGRKQIRDQGMACFRNWIEVAEIFQNFSVD, from the exons ATGGTGGAGGTGTTCGCAGGTCACACGCTGGTGAATAAAGACGGGGAGGAGGTGGACCCGGAAGAGGCTCTCAAGAATAAAGTTGTGGGTATCTATTTTTCGGGGGGCTGGTGTCCTCCGTGTCGAGATTTCACGCCGCTCCTGTGCGAGTTCTACACCGAGCTGGTGCAGGAGAGTGAGCCGGCGGCGCAGTTCGAGATCGTCTTCGTGTCTTCGGATAAGAGCGTAAACGATATGGCGAACTACATGGAAGCGATGCACGGAGACTGGCTGGCACTACCCTGGCAAGATGCATACAAGAT AGAGTTGAAGAAGAAATACTGCATTACAGCAATTCCGAAACTGGTTATTGTAAAACAGAATGGGGATGTCATCACTGACAAAGGCCGTAAACAGATACGAGATCAAGGCATGGCATGCTTCAGGAACTGGATCGAAGTGGCAGAAATTTTCCAGAACTTTTCAGTTGATTGA